A genomic window from Gossypium hirsutum isolate 1008001.06 chromosome D12, Gossypium_hirsutum_v2.1, whole genome shotgun sequence includes:
- the LOC107930577 gene encoding EKC/KEOPS complex subunit TP53RK: MEIDPKPDSENDALVLVKQGAEARVFESVFAGKRSIIKERFSKKYRHPALDSKLTLKRLNAEARCMTKARRLGVLTPVLYAVDPVIHTLTFEYVEGPSVKDVFLGIGSTGVFQERLTDIATQIGDAIGKLHDGGLVHGDLTTSNMLIRNGTNKLVLIDFGLSFTSTLPEDKAVDLYVLERALISMHSSCGNVMELILAAYKKSSKQWSSTLNKLAQVRQRGRKRTMVG; encoded by the exons ATGGAGATTGACCCTAAACCTGATTCTGAAAATGACGCCCTCGTTCTCGTTAAGCAAGGAGCTGAAGCt AGAGTTTTCGAGTCCGTATTCGCTGGAAAAAGGTCCATCATCAAAGAACGCTTCTCCAAGAAATACAGGCACCCTGCTCTTGATTCTAAGCTCACTCTCAAGCGTTTAAACGCG GAAGCTAGGTGCATGACCAAGGCTCGACGGCTTGGCGTTTTAACTCCGGTTCTTTACGCCGTCGACCCTGTGATCCATACCCTGACTTTCGAGTACGTCGAAGGCCCTTCCGTTAAAGATGTTTTTCTCGGAATTGGGTCAACAGGCGTCTTTCAAGAGCGTTTAACTGATATCGCCACCCAAATTGGCGACGCGATTGGCAAATTACACGACGGTGGACTCGTCCATGGTGACCTCACCACTTCAAATATGTTGATCAGAAACGGAACTAATAAGCTC GTCCTTATCGATTTTGGTCTTAGCTTTACATCAACCCTTCCAGAAGACAAAGCTGTTGACTTGTATGTACTGGAACGAGCCTTGATTTCAATGCATTCTTCCTGTGGGAATGTG ATGGAGCTTATACTTGCTGCATACAAGAAATCATCAAAGCAGTGGTCTTCCACATTGAACAAGCTAGCTCAAG TGCGACAAAGGGGCCGCAAGCGAACAATGGTTGGATGA
- the LOC107930586 gene encoding serine/threonine-protein kinase STY13, with translation MATNKGEGAKAVAKTETKPIEEMALGCSIGNLSDKKDVFTRADKIDFKSWDLQLDKHLSKAWSRDKDVSLVTKKEEWEIDLAKLDIRHVIAHGTYGIVYRGVYDNQDVAVKVLDWGEDGIATAAEAAALRASFRQEVAVWHKLDHPNVTKFIGASMGTSNLKIPSKDSTSESNNSLPSRACCVVVEYLPGGTLKNFLIRNRRKKLAFKVVIQLALDLSRGLSYLHSKKIVHRDVKTENMLLDTRRNLKIADFGVARVEAQNPKDMTGETGTLGYMAPEVLDGKPYNRRCDVYSFGICLWEIYCCDMPYADLTFAEVSSAVVRQNLRPEIPRCCPGSLASIMRKCWDAHPDRRPDMDEVVRLLEAVDTSKGGGMIPDDQSPGCFCFTRRGP, from the exons ATGGCGACAAACAAGGGTGAAGGGGCTAAAGCTGTAGCGAAAACAGAGACAAAACCTATAGAGGAAATGGCTTTGGGGTGTTCCATTGGGAACCTCAGCGACAAGAAGGACGTGTTTACAAGAGCTGATAAGATAGATTTTAAGAGCTGGGATTTGCAACTGGATAAGCACTTGAGCAAGGCTTGGTCTAGGGACAAAGATGTTTCGCTTGTGACTAAGAAGGAAGAGTGGGAAATCGATTTGGCTAAGCTTGATATAAGACATGTTATAGCTCATGGAACTTATGGCATAGTCTACCGAGGTGTTTATGATAACCAGGATGTTGCAG TGAAAGTATTGGATTGGGGGGAAGATGGGATTGCTACAGCTGCTGAAGCTGCAGCTCTTCGGGCATCTTTCCGGCAAGAGGTTGCTGTTTGGCATAAGCTTGACCACCCAAATGTTACAAAG TTTATTGGAGCTTCAATGGGAACTTCCAACCTTAAGATTCCGTCCAAAGATTCAACAAGCGAGAGTAATAATTCTCTTCCATCGAGAGCATGTTGTGTTGTTGTAGAGTACCTGCCTGGCGGGACATTAAAGAATTTTTTGATCAGAAACAGGAGGAAGAAACTTGCCTTTAAGGTTGTGATTCAACTTGCTTTGGACCTCTCTAGAGG TTTGAGCTATCTTCACTCCAAAAAGATTGTACACCGCGATGTGAAGACAGAAAATATGTTGCTAGATACTCGTAGAAATTTGAAAATTGCTGATTTTGGTGTTGCTCGAGTCGAAGCTCAGAATCCAAAAGATATGACCGGGGAAACAGGCACTCTTGGTTACATGGCTCCAGAG GTCCTTGATGGGAAGCCTTACAATAGGAGATGCGATGTCTACAGTTTCGGTATATGCTTATGGGAAATATACTGCTGCGATATGCCTTACGCTGATCTTACTTTTGCTGAAGTTTCATCAGCAGTAGTACGACAG AATTTACGACCTGAAATTCCAAGATGTTGCCCAGGTTCGTTGGCAAGCATCATGCGGAAATGTTGGGATGCACACCCCGACAGACGTCCAGACATGGATGAGGTGGTGAGGTTGCTAGAAGCAGTAGATACAAGCAAGGGAGGTGGCATGATACCTGATGACCAATCCCCTGGTTGTTTCTGTTTCACCCGGCGTGGCCCTTGA